The Prunus persica cultivar Lovell chromosome G8, Prunus_persica_NCBIv2, whole genome shotgun sequence genome includes a region encoding these proteins:
- the LOC109950854 gene encoding uncharacterized protein LOC109950854, whose protein sequence is MDGNLISIISMFPSVVNVLQIIVDDNPNDSSGEAYKLWREIQSFEFVFHLFLIKAILGITNTLSLAVQKKDQDIVSTMSLVKTCKENLQLMRDNEFEELVEQASSFCDKHDITVPTMNEEYVIPGRLRRNAPIKINYDRCRVEIFVHVIDGQLAKLNDRFNKVNTELLPCLACLSPKNNFVAFDKRKLVRLAQFYPKDFSDRDLLMLEDQLGVYVHHMHSSSDFSQLEGISSLAEKMVDKGMHEIFSYVYLLLTLALVLSVATTSVERAFSAINIFKKSLRNRMGDQWLNDCLIVYVYTIINRAYLASKRLAPRQPRLFPCRRKTHF, encoded by the coding sequence ATGGATGGTAACTTGATTAGTATCATTTCTATGTTCCCATCTGTGGTAAATGTGCTTCAAATAATTGTTGATGATAATCCTAATGATAGTTCGGGTGAAGCCTATAAGTTATGGAGAGAAATACAATCTTTTGAATTTGTGTTTcacttatttttaataaaagctATATTGGGAATAACAAATACTTTGTCTCTAGCAgtgcaaaagaaagatcaagacaTTGTGAGTACAATGAGTTTAGTGAAAACATGCAAGGAAAACCTACAGTTGATGAGGGATAATGAGTTCGAAGAATTGGTTGAGCAAGCATCTTCATTTTGTGACAAACACGATATTACAGTTCCTACCATGAATGAGGAATATGTTATTCCAGGGAGATTACGGCGTAATGCTCCAATAAAGATAAATTATGATCGTTGTCGTGTGGAGATCTTTGTTCATGTAATTGATGGGCAACTTGCGAAATTAAATGATCGCTTCAACAAGGTAAATACTGAGTTACTTCCTTGTTTGGCGTGCTTGAGTCCGAAAAATAACTTTGTAGCTTTTGACAAAAGAAAGTTAGTTCGTCTTGCTCAATTTTATCCTAAAGATTTTTCGGATCGAGACTTATTGATGCTTGAAGATCAACTTGGTGTTTATGTTCATCATATGCATTCAAGTAGTGATTTCTCTCAATTGGAAGGGATTAGTAGTCTTGCAGAAAAAATGGTGGATAAAGGAATGCATGAAATATTTTCTTATGTGTATTTACTTCTTACATTGGCTTTGGTTTTATCGGTTGCAACTACTTCAGTAGAGAGGGCATTTTCCgccataaatatttttaaaaaatcacttcgCAATAGAATGGGAGATCAATGGTTGAATGATTGCTTGATTGTTtatgtttacaccataatcaacCGAGCATACCTagcatcaaagcgactagcaccGAGACAACCACGCCTTTTTCcttgccgaaggaagacacacttctgA
- the LOC18766861 gene encoding DNA polymerase V translates to MGSKKRSSSSMEAAADAVGDGGVSSLKKSKNGKTKHEIAEAPGPSSTGPTTAKPMERQKKRKALDKERRYHTEETKPKEAKPITMDIESKTEVPISSSATGVLPEFHVGVFKDLASADGSVREAAAEALAMELVEVQRAYDGLENKELVEGGVKLEAEKDDGLNDCAPSLRYAVRRLIRGVSSSRECARQGFALGLTTLVSTIPSIKVNSLLKLIVDFLEVSSSMKGQEQRDHLLGRLFAYGALARSGRLAEEWVSDRNTPLIKEFTSLLIALASKKRYLQEPSVLVILDLIEKLHSEALLNQVLEAPGLHEWLEGAIEVGNPDALLLALKIREKVSADSARFGRLLPDPFTPNKLFAADHLSSLANCLKESTFCQPRVHNVWPVLVNILLPDRVLQAEDAMSVSNSLKKHKKNRKSSSSDEEIAKNFQCFCEVIIEGSLLPSSHDRKHLAFDVLLLLLPRLPASFIPISLSSKLVQCMIDILSTKDSWLYKVVQHFLKKLSDWVGNDDVRRVSIIVALQKHSNGKFDCITRTKTVKDLMADFRTESGCMLFIQNLLNMFVDESHASEEPSDQSQTTDDNSEIGSVEDKDSVGTMGNSDFLKTWIVESLPGILKNLKLDAEAKFRVQKEILKFLAVQGLFTASLGTELTSFELGEKFRWPKAATSSALCRICIEQLQLLLANAQKGEGPRALPNCLEPNDLGSYFMRFLSTLCNIPSISLFRPLETEEEDTLKKIQGMETSLSREERNCGLSGDAIRLHALRYLLIQLLLEMLLRPKEYLDAVSELIICCKKAFPDLLDSPGEDGLDGDDNPAVMDVLVDTLLSLLPQSSAPMRTSIEQVFKSFCDDITDDGLLRMLMVIKKNLKPARHEKKADRDNVSDDDNDDDFINIEEDEAIDAETGETGESDEQSDDSEADSEAVDAVEEVIKEIPEASDESDGGWDDDTMFRMNAEFAQMCKAKKNVAGADTAHHQLMLFKLRVLSLLEIYLHENPGKPQVLLVYSNLAQAFIEPSTAESSEQLGQRIWGILQKKIFKAKDYPKGEDVELRTLESLLQKNLKLASKPIKRKKSAANLPKKKQSASWNRPKMISALAQSSTFWILKITEAKGFSETELQGVFDIFRGVLVEYFSSKKSQIKSEFLKEIFRRRPWIGHHLFGFLLEKCGSSKSDFRRVEALDLVSEILKSLGSTDGSGQEALKNIMKSHLQKLCRLVEQLLTNMPEKQSRRAEARKFCIRILQMITTLKLTKSFLKNLAPDAHTKCESQLGGQFINMKKIVNE, encoded by the exons atggGCAGTAAAAAGAGAAGCTCCAGTTCCATGGAAGCCGCAGCTGATGCTGTTGGTGATGGTGGTGTTAGTAGTTTAAAGAAATCGAAGAAtggcaaaacaaaacatgagATAGCAGAAGCTCCTGGCCCTTCTTCTACTGGTCCCACTACCGCCAAACCCATGGagagacaaaagaaaagaaaagctttgGACAAAGAGAGACGTTACCACACTGAAGAGACCAAACCCAAAGAAGCCAAGCCCATAACAATGGATATAGAATCGAAAACTGAGGTACCCATTTCATCTTCAGCTACTGGGGTTCTGCCGGAGTTCCATGTGGGTGTGTTTAAAGACTTGGCTTCGGCTGATGGGTCTGTTAGAGAAGCTGCGGCGGAAGCTTTGGCTATGGAGTTGGTGGAAGTGCAGAGAGCTTATGATGGGCTTGAGAATAAAGAGTTGGTTGAAGGTGGAGTGAAGTTGGAGGCTGAGAAGGATGATGGGTTGAATGATTGTGCGCCTTCGTTGAGATATGCTGTGCGGAGACTCATTCGGGGTGTTTCTTCCTCAAGAGAG TGCGCAAGACAAGGGTTTGCGTTAGGTCTAACTACTTTAGTAAGTACCATTCCCAGCATCAAGGTGAACTCATTGCTGAAACTCATTGTTGATTTCTTAGAGGTGTCTTCGTCAATGAAGGGTCAG GAACAAAGGGATCATCTTTTGGGTCGCTTATTTGCTTATGGTGCTCTTGCCCGATCAGGAAGACTAGCTGAGGAGTGGGTTTCTGATAGAAATACTCCGCTCATAAAGGAATTCACTAGTCTTCTCATTGCCCTTGCATCAAAGAAGCGATACTTGCAAGAGCCTTCCGTTTTGGTTATTTTAGACTTGATTGAAAAG TTGCACTCAGAAGCCTTGCTGAATCAAGTTCTAGAGGCCCCAGGACTTCATGAGTGGCTTGAAGGAGCTATTGAAGTTGGAAATCCTGATGCTTTGCTTCTGGCTCTGAAAATCAGAGAAAAAGTTTCTGCTGACAGTGCAAGATTTGGGAGACTTTTGCCAGATCCATTCACTCCGAACAAACTTTTTGCTGCTGACCATCTGTCTTCTCTTGCTAATTGCTTGAAG GAATCAACTTTTTGTCAGCCTCGTGTACACAATGTGTGGCCTGTTCTGGTAAACATTCTTCTACCTGATAGAGTCTTGCAGGCTGAAGATGCAATGTCTGTTTCAAATTCCTTAAAGAAGCATAAAAAGAATCGAAAGTCTAGCTCTTCTGACGAAGAGATTGCAAAGAACTTCCAGTGCTTCTGCGAGGTGATTATTGAAGGATCCCTTCTCCCATCATCTCATGACCGCAAACACTTGGCCTTTGATGTTCTGCTTCTTCTCCTACCAAGGTTGCCTGCATCTTTTATTCCGATTAGTCTGTCTTCCAAACTTGTTCAGTGCATGATTGATATACTTTCTACGAAGGATTCTTGGCTCTATAAAGTTGTGCAacattttcttaaaaaattatCTGATTGGGTTGGGAACGATGATGTGAGAAGGGTTTCTATCATTGTGGCTTTACAGAAACACAGCAATGGTAAATTTGATTGCATTACACGAACAAAAACAGTTAAGGATCTGATGGCAGATTTCAGAACTGAATCTGGTTGCATGCTGTTTATTCAGAACTTGTTGAACATGTTTGTGGATGAAAGTCATGCTTCTGAGGAACCTTCAGATCAGAGTCAAACAACGGATGACAATTCAGAGATAGGTTCTGTTGAAGACAAGGATTCAGTTGGAACCATGGGAAATTCGGATTTTTTGAAAACATGGATTGTTGAATCCCTCCCTGGTATATTGAAAAATTTGAAGCTGGATGCTGAAGCAAAGTTTAGGgttcaaaaagaaattttgaaGTTTCTAGCAGTTCAGGGATTGTTCACTGCATCTCTTGGCACTGAACTGACATCCTTTGAATTAGGAGAGAAATTTAGGTGGCCGAAAGCAGCCACCTCGAGTGCTCTTTGCAGGATTTGTATTGAGCAGCTCCAGTTATTGTTGGCAAATGCTCAGAAAGGAGAGGGGCCACGTGCTTTGCCAAATTGCCTTGAGCCAAATGATCTTGGCTCGTACTTTATGCGGTTTCTTAGCACTTTGTGCAATATTCCTTCAATTTCTCTCTTTCGGCCTTTGgaaactgaagaagaagacacgctgaaaaaaatacaaggaATGGAAACTTCACTTTCAAGAGAG GAAAGGAATTGTGGGCTTAGTGGCGATGCAATTAGGTTGCATGCATTAAGATACTTGCTCATCCAGCTGCTTTTGGAAATGCTCCTTCGACCAAAGGAATACTTAGATGCAGTCTCTGAGCTTATTATATGTTGTAAGAAAGCTTTCCCTGATCTCCTTGATTCTCCTGGAGAAGATGGCTTGGATGGTGATGATAATCCTGCGGTAATGGATGTTCTTGTGGATACATTGCTTTCATTGCTGCCACAGTCATCAGCTCCTATGCGAACTTCTATTGAGCAG GTTTTTAAATCCTTCTGTGATGATATCACGGATGATGGTCTGTTGCGGATGTTGATGGTCATTAAGAAGAACTTGAAACCTGCTAGACATGAGAAGAAGGCTGATAGGGACAACGTTAGTGACGACGACAATGACGATGATTTTATTAacattgaagaagatgaggccATTGATGCTGAGACAGGTGAAACAGGTGAGAGTGATGAGCAGTCTGATGACTCTGAGGCTGACTCTGAGGCTGTTGATGCCGTTGAGGAAGTTATCAAAGAAATTCCTGAAGCTTCTGATGAGTCTGATGGAGGATGGGATGATGATACAATGTTCCGGATGAATGCTGAGTTTGCCCAGATGtgcaaagcaaaaaagaaTGTAGCTGGGGCTGACACTGCGCATCACCAACTCATGCTGTTTAAGCTTCGTGTTCTGTCGTTGCTAGAAATTTACCTACATGAAAATCCAG GCAAACCACAGGTTTTGTTGGTGTACTCAAACTTGGCTCAGGCATTTATTGAACCTTCTACTGCAGAAAGTAGTGAACAGCTTGGACAGCGTATATGGGGAATTCTGCAAAAGAAGATATTTAAAGCAAAGGACTATCCTAAGGGTGAAGATGTGGAGCTACGCACCTTAGAATCTTTGTTGCAAAAGAACTTAAAGTTGGCATCAAAACCaatcaagagaaagaaatcTGCAGCCAACCTGCCCAAGAAGAAACAGTCAGCCTCCTGGAACCGACCCAAAATGATTTCTGCCCTTGCACAGAGCTCCACTTTCTGGATTTTGAAGATAACTGAAGCAAAAGGTTTTTCAGAGACTGAGCTGCAGGGTGTTTTTGATATTTTCCGGGGTGTTCTAGTAGAATATTTCAGTAGTAAAAAGTCTCAAATCAAATCTgaatttttgaaagaaatattTAGAAGGCGGCCATGGATAGGGCACCATCtttttggtttccttttgGAGAAATGTGGCAGTTCAAAGTCAGATTTCCGACGAGTAGAAGCACTGGATTTGGTGAGTGAAATATTGAAGTCCCTGGGTTCCACTGATGGAAGCGGCCAGGAAGCATTGAAGAACATTATGAAAAGCCATCTACAGAAACTCTGTCGTTTGGTAGAGCAATTGTTGACAAATATGCCAGAAAAGCAGTCAAGACGGGCTGAAGCGCGGAAGTTTTGTATCAGGATTCTTCAGATGATAACAACCCTTAAGCTGACCAAGTCTTTCCTTAAAAATTTAGCCCCAGATGCTCATACCAAGTGCGAATCGCAACTTGGTGGTCAATTTATTAATATGAAGAAGATAGTGAATGAGTAA
- the LOC18767734 gene encoding transcription factor GTE7: protein MASAVLANRNEPNWPQQPRGGGAGAGGFMGKVPFSSSNSNRNPNPNKRQFKADRPDFNDESPAVTQTASDDASSINHHRRSNTNDMNFVQAQYVSFNIASCSRKELVELKGRLLSELDQIRILKNRIEAGDFNPKPPHKKPIGNKKIAGSKRPLPIAHGKESNSNSKRSHLENGNLMKNCGLILSKLMKHKHAWIFNKPVDVVTMGLHDYYDIIKNPMDLGTVKTNLAKGIYSSPFDFAADVRLTFENAMRYNPQGHEVYGFADLLRLRFEELFQPLNEKSGDGFRSEKGSDEELQASSWNHVEPERVPKRETPVRIEKKPELVRPPPVRAPPVQAPVSSSNPDPSLVQSSPVRKNSQVKGPGVKPLKQPKPKAKDPNKREMSMEEKHKLGVGLQSLPQDKMEQVVQIIKKRNGHLKQDGDEIELDIEAVDTETLWELDRLVTNWKKMVSKIKRQALMGNNSNSNSNIASNRGHEELPASEKVDVAATTEPKRAKKGEAGDEDVDIGDDMPMSSFPPVEIEKDVGGGHASSDSSSSSSSSSSGSSSSSDSDSGSSSGSDSDDDNAQS, encoded by the exons ATGGCGTCCGCCGTCTTAGCGAACCGGAACGAACCCAATTGGCCGCAGCAGCCCCGAGGTGGAGGAGCCGGAGCCGGAGGATTCATGGGGAAGGtccccttttcttcttcaaacaGTAACCgtaaccctaaccctaacaAGCGACAATTCAAAGCTGACCGGCCCGATTTCAACGATGAGTCGCCGGCCGTCACCCAGACAGCCTCAGACGACGCGTCTTCGATCAACCACCATCGCCGATCAAACACAAACGACATGAATTTCGTACAGGCCCAATACGTCAGCTTCAACATCGCGAGCTGTTCGAGAAAGGAGCTGGTGGAGCTAAAGGGCCGTCTTCTCTCGGAGCTAGACCAGATTCGCATTCTCAAGAATCGAATCGAAGCCGGCGACTTCAACCCTAAGCCGCCCCACAAGAAGCCCATCGGCAACAAGAAGATTGCTGGGTCGAAACGACCTTTGCCGATTGCTCACGGAAAGGAAtcaaattccaattccaagcGGTCTCATTTGGAGAATGggaatttgatgaagaatTGTGGCTTGATTTTGTCCAAGCTGATGAAGCACAAGCACGCATGGATCTTCAACAAGCCAGTCGACGTTGTGACTATGGGGCTTCACGATTACTACGACATAATCAAGAATCCCATGGATCTTGGCACCGTGAAGACGAATCTCGCCAAGGGTATCTATTCTTCGCCGTTCGATTTCGCTGCAGATGTGAGATTGACTTTTGAGAATGCTATGCGGTACAATCCCCAAGGACACGAGGTCTATGGGTTTGCCGATCTGCTTCGATTGAGGTTTGAGGAGTTGTTTCAGCCTCTGAACGAGAAATCGGGAGATGGGTTTCGGTCGGAAAAGGGTTCTGACGAGGAGTTGCAGGCGAGTTCTTGGAACCATGTTGAGCCGGAGAGGGTTCCAAAGAGGGAGACACCTGTACGGATCGAGAAAAAGCCTGAGCTTGTTCGGCCTCCCCCAGTTCGAGCGCCGCCGGTTCAGGCCCCAGTGAGCTCATCGAACCCAGACCCATCATTGGTGCAATCGTCACCGGTACGGAAGAATTCACAGGTAAAGGGCCCAGGTGTGAAGCCGTTGAAGCAGCCTAAGCCCAAGGCTAAGGACCCAAATAAGAGGGAGATGAGTATGGAGGAGAAGCACAAGTTGGGAGTTGGGTTGCAGAGTTTGCCTCAGGACAAGATGGAGCAGGTTGTGCAGATTATAAAGAAGAGGAATGGGCATTTGAAGCAGGATGGGGATGAGATTGAGCTTGACATTGAGGCGGTTGATACAGAGACCCTTTGGGAGCTTGATCGGCTTGTGACCAATTGGAAGAAGATGGTTAGCAAGATTAAGCGGCAAGCATTGATGGgcaacaacagcaacagcaataGCAACATTGCTTCCAACAGAGGCCACGAG GAATTACCTGCAAGTGAGAAAGTTGATGTTGCAGCAACTACAGAGCCAAAGAGGGCAAAGAAAGGTGAAGCAGGAGACGAAGATGTGGACATTGGTGATGACATGCCAATGAGCAGCTTTCCACCAGTTGAGATTGAGAAAGATGTTGGGGGAGGCCATGCCAGTAGTGATAGCTCAAGTAGCTCCAGCAGTTCCAGCAGTGGTTCCTCCTCATCAAGCG ATTCAGATTCTGGTAGTTCATCAGGGAGTGACTCAGATGATGATAATGCTCAGTCCTAG
- the LOC109950855 gene encoding uncharacterized protein LOC109950855, translating into MERYFQRKSLNPPSNNPSSSNPPSNNPASSNPPSNNPASSNQPSNNPPTSHPPLNNSGSPKCSQVTEFGESNRRFLVKRFDSFVWLEYSKEKDAAFYLHCYLFKCDFDKQGKAGSHVFTEKGFKNWRKGPDSFWDHVGQVGSLHNKATQHCTDLMNQKQHVETIVIKQTDQARINCRILLTATLDCTRYLLRQGLPFRDHDESETSSNKGNYVELLQFLVDHGEKVCAVVFENAPRNLKYIAPTIQKDLINSCAAETIDAIISDMDDAFFSILVDESHDVSIREQMVVVLRYVNKKGQVIERFVGVQYVSDTTSSKLKEAIEQLISSTNLSMSRLR; encoded by the coding sequence ATGGAACGGTACTTTCAGAGAAAGAGTTTAAATCCTCCTTCAAATAATCCGAGTAGTTCAAATCCTCCCTCAAATAATCCAGCTAGTTCCAACCCTCCTTCAAATAATCCAGCTAGTTCAAATCAACCTTCAAATAATCCGCCTACTTCACATCCTCCTTTGAATAATTCGGGTAGTCCAAAATGTTCGCAAGTCACTGAGTTCGGGGAGAGTAATCGACGCTTTCTTGTGAAACGGTTTGATTCATTTGTTTGGTTGGAGTATAGTAAAGAGAAAGATGCTGCATTTTATCTTCATTGTTATCTTTTTAAATGTGACTTTGATAAACAAGGAAAGGCTGGAAGCCATGTCTTCACTGAGAAAGGGTTTAAAAATTGGAGGAAGGGACCCGACAGTTTTTGGGACCATGTTGGACAAGTTGGAAGTCTTCACAATAAAGCTACACAACATTGTACAGATTTAATGAATCAGAAGCAACACGTTGAAACCATTGTGATCAAGCAGACAGACCAAGCTCGTATTAATTGTCGTATTCTATTAACTGCCACACTTGATTGCACTAGATATTTATTGCGACAAGGTCTTCCTTTTCGTGACCATGATGAAAGTGAAACATCTAGCAATAAGGGTAATTATGTGGagcttttgcaatttcttgtcGATCATGGTGAGAAAGTTTGTGCCGTTGTGTTTGAAAACGCTCCAAGGAATCTCAAGTATATTGCTCCTACAATTCAAAAAGATCTTATCAATTCTTGTGCCGCTGAAACCATTGATGCAATTATTAGTGATATGGACgatgcattcttttctatattGGTAGATGAATCACATGATGTTTCAATAAGAGAGCAAATGGTAGTGGTGTTGCGTTATGTGAACAAAAAAGGGCAAGTAATTGAAAGGTTTGTGGGTGTCCAATATGTCTCTGATACGACTAGTAGCAAATTGAAAGAGGCAATTGAGCAGttgatttcttcaacaaatttgAGCATGTCCAGGCTACGATGA
- the LOC109950856 gene encoding uncharacterized protein LOC109950856, which produces METLEIDDLEIGRGLNQETTLKHPCDTRWNSHYDTLLSINIMFHPVVKVLEWIVDDVNQDNLGEANMLLKEIQNFDFVFHLYLMRFILGITNDLSKALQKKDQDIVNVMMLVQRCKQKLQSVRHDDFDDLFKEVSIFCGKNDIDVPNIDDLFVPQGRSRRKAQKITNRHYYRVNLFLTIIDKQLVKLNNRFTKVNTELLLCMACLSPTYNFAAFDKQKILCFAKFYPQEFNDRDLMKLEDQLGLYIVDMQSITEFSSLNGITDLAEKLVNTGRNRIYNYVYLLLTLALVLPVATASVGRAFSTMNIVKTPLRNKMGNPWLSDSLVVYIEIYVFSCISNANIMRRFHDMKPRQQQL; this is translated from the coding sequence ATGGAAACTCTTGAAATTGATGATCTTGAAATAGGGCGAGGGTTAAATCAAGAGACTACTCTTAAACATCCTTGTGACACACGTTGGAACTCACATTATGATACTTTACTTAGTATTAATATTATGTTTCATCCCGTGGTGAAGGTGCTTGAATGGATTGTTGATGATGTCAACCAAGATAATTTAGGTGAAGCAAATATGTTGttgaaagaaatacaaaattttgACTTTGTGTTTCACTTATATTTGATGAGATTTATATTGGGAATCACAAATGATTTGTCAAAGGcattacaaaagaaagatcaagatATTGTGAATGTGATGATGTTGGTCCAAAGATGTAAGCAAAAGCTACAATCCGTGAGGCATGATGACTTTGATGATTTGTTCAAGGAAGTATCAATATTTTGTGGTAAAAATGATATTGACGTTCCTAACATAGATGATTTATTTGTACCACAAGGTAGATCAAGACGTAAAGCTCAGAAAATCACAAACCGCCATTATTATCGTGTGAACTTATTTCTTACTATCATTGATAAGCAACtagtgaaattgaataatcGCTTCACTAAGGTAAATACTGAATTGCTTCTTTGTATGGCATGTTTGAGTCCGACTTATAATTTTGCAGCTTTTGACAAACAGAAAATACTTTGTTTTGCTAAATTTTACCCTCAAGAATTTAATGACCGAGACCTCATGAAacttgaagatcaacttgGGCTTTATATTGTTGATATGCAGAGCATCACAGAGTTTTCATCATTAAACGGAATTACTGATCTAGCAGAAAAATTGGTGAATACAGGAAGGAATAGAATATACAACTATGTGTATTTACTTCTTACATTAGCTTTAGTTTTACCCGTTGCAACTGCTTCGGTTGGGAGAGCTTTTTCAACTATGAATATTGTGAAAACACCATTGCGTAACAAAATGGGGAATCCATGGTTGAGTGATAGCTTGGTTGTTTACATTGAgatatatgttttttcttgtattaGTAATGCAAATATAATGCGACGTTTTCATGATATGAAACCTCGACAGCAACAATTGTAG